A window from Ciconia boyciana chromosome 21, ASM3463844v1, whole genome shotgun sequence encodes these proteins:
- the NCMAP gene encoding noncompact myelin-associated protein yields MTTAAPLINNTQFSVNVTTKSQEQSLYQSSGAIVAAIVVGVIIVFTVVLLILKTYNRRMRVKRELEPKNTKTAMPPALGQNSNSMSQHPTVTFIPVDIHMQNR; encoded by the exons ATGACGACAGCCGCACCACTGATCAATAATACTCAGTTCTCAGTAAATGTGACCACAAAGTCTCAAGAACAAAGTCTCTATCAGA GTTCTGGAGCAATAGTTGCTGCCATCGTAGTAGGAGTGATTATTGTTTTTACAGTGGTTCTGCTCATATTGAAAACGTATAACAG ACGCATGAGAGTGAAGCGGGAGCTGGAACccaaaaacaccaaaacagcAATGCCACCTGCTTTAGGGCAGAACAGCAACAGCATGTCTCAGCATCCTACAGTGACCTTCATACCTGTGGATATCCACATGCAGAACAGATAA